The following coding sequences are from one Pongo abelii isolate AG06213 chromosome 3, NHGRI_mPonAbe1-v2.0_pri, whole genome shotgun sequence window:
- the FDCSP gene encoding follicular dendritic cell secreted peptide, which produces MKKVLLLITAILAVAAGFPVSQDQEREKRSISDSDELSSGVFVFPFPYPFRPFPPIPFPRYPWFRRNFPIPIPESAPKTPLPSEK; this is translated from the exons atgaagaaagtTCTCCTTCTGATCACAGCCATCTTGGCAGTGGCTGCTGGTTTCCCA GTCTCTCAAGACCAGGAACGAGAAAAAAGAAGC atcAGTGACAGTGATGAATTATCTTCAGGGGTTTTTGTGTTCCCTTTCCCATATCCATTTCGCCCATTTCCACCAATTCCATTTCCAAGATATCCATGGTTTAGACGTAATTTTCCTATTCCAATACCTGAATCTGCCCCTAAAACTCCCCTTCCTAGCGAAAAGTAA